From Actinopolyspora lacussalsi, a single genomic window includes:
- a CDS encoding 2-isopropylmalate synthase (product_source=KO:K01649; cath_funfam=3.20.20.70; cog=COG0119; ko=KO:K01649; pfam=PF00682,PF08502; smart=SM00917; superfamily=110921,51569,89000; tigrfam=TIGR00970): MSNGSASDSRSNTDDVPAAGSGPRRPSRPAPPDQKPWNPQRGSSMAFHRYRPFDELVENVSLPDRTWPDQRITRAPLWSAVDLRDGNQALIDPMSPARKRRMFDLLIGMGFKELEVGFPAASQTDFDFVREIIEDGAIPEDVRIQVLTQARPDLIERTFKALEGVHSAIIHLYNSTSILQRRVVFGEERLGISKIATQGAELVREYAAKYPDTDFRFQYSPESFTGTELSYAAEVCDAVTEIWQPTPERPVILNLPATVEMATPNLYADSIEWMHRNLSRRDSVILSLHPHNDRGSAIAAAELGYQAGADRVEGCLFGNGERTGNVDLVALGMNLFSQGVDPQLDLSDIDYIKRTVEHCNQLPVPERQPWGGELVYTAFSGSHQDAINKGLRAHREAAERAGVTESEYPWEVPYLPIDPKDVGRSYEAVIRVNSQSGKGGVAYVMTTEYQLDLPRKMQIELSKLIQQRTDSDGGEVEPKEIWRVFADEYLDSTAPLELVRQRLSGEAGAETIDATVRVEGTEHEISGSGNGPIAAFVDALSTVGYHVRVLDYHEHAMTAGDDAKAAAYLECSVDGETDGPTVLWGAAIDTSTVTASLRAVVSAVNRANR, translated from the coding sequence ATGAGTAACGGCTCCGCTTCCGATTCCCGTTCCAACACGGACGACGTCCCCGCGGCGGGCTCCGGACCACGTCGCCCCTCGCGTCCCGCTCCGCCCGACCAGAAGCCCTGGAATCCGCAGCGCGGCAGCTCGATGGCGTTCCACCGTTACCGACCGTTCGACGAGCTGGTGGAGAACGTGTCGCTGCCGGACCGCACCTGGCCGGACCAGCGCATCACCCGAGCACCGCTGTGGTCCGCGGTCGACCTGCGGGACGGTAACCAGGCGCTGATCGACCCGATGTCACCCGCGCGCAAACGCCGGATGTTCGACCTGCTGATCGGGATGGGCTTCAAGGAGCTCGAAGTCGGTTTCCCCGCCGCCAGCCAGACGGACTTCGACTTCGTACGCGAGATCATCGAGGACGGGGCGATTCCGGAGGACGTACGCATCCAGGTGCTGACCCAGGCGCGCCCGGACCTGATCGAACGCACCTTCAAGGCGCTGGAGGGTGTGCACTCCGCGATCATCCACCTGTACAACTCCACCTCGATCCTGCAGCGGCGCGTGGTCTTCGGCGAGGAGCGCCTGGGAATCAGCAAGATCGCCACGCAGGGTGCGGAGCTGGTGCGTGAGTACGCGGCCAAGTACCCGGACACCGACTTCCGGTTCCAGTACTCCCCCGAATCGTTCACGGGTACCGAACTCTCCTACGCCGCCGAGGTCTGCGACGCGGTCACCGAGATCTGGCAGCCCACACCGGAACGCCCGGTCATCCTCAACCTGCCCGCCACCGTCGAGATGGCGACCCCGAATCTCTACGCCGACTCGATCGAGTGGATGCACCGCAACCTGTCCAGGCGTGATTCGGTGATCCTCTCGCTGCACCCGCACAACGACCGGGGCAGCGCCATCGCGGCCGCCGAGCTCGGATACCAGGCGGGAGCCGACCGCGTCGAGGGCTGCCTGTTCGGCAACGGCGAGCGCACCGGCAACGTGGACCTGGTGGCGCTGGGGATGAACCTGTTCAGCCAGGGGGTCGACCCACAGCTGGATCTGTCCGACATCGACTACATCAAGCGCACTGTGGAGCACTGCAACCAGCTGCCGGTTCCCGAACGGCAGCCGTGGGGCGGTGAGCTGGTCTACACGGCGTTCTCCGGGAGCCACCAGGACGCGATCAACAAGGGGTTGCGGGCGCACCGCGAGGCCGCGGAACGCGCCGGGGTCACCGAGAGCGAGTACCCCTGGGAAGTCCCGTACCTGCCGATCGACCCGAAGGACGTGGGACGCAGCTACGAGGCGGTAATCCGGGTCAACTCGCAGTCCGGCAAGGGCGGCGTGGCCTACGTGATGACGACCGAGTACCAGCTCGACCTGCCCCGCAAGATGCAGATCGAGCTGTCCAAGCTGATCCAGCAGCGCACGGACTCGGACGGCGGCGAGGTGGAGCCGAAAGAGATATGGCGCGTGTTCGCCGACGAGTACCTGGACTCGACCGCACCACTGGAACTGGTACGGCAGCGCCTCAGCGGTGAGGCCGGTGCCGAGACCATCGATGCCACCGTTCGGGTGGAGGGCACCGAACACGAGATCAGCGGTTCCGGCAACGGTCCCATCGCCGCGTTCGTCGACGCGCTGAGCACCGTGGGCTACCACGTGCGCGTGCTCGACTACCACGAGCACGCGATGACGGCGGGGGACGACGCCAAGGCCGCCGCCTACCTGGAGTGCTCGGTGGACGGCGAAACCGACGGTCCGACCGTGCTGTGGGGTGCCGCCATCGACACCTCCACCGTCACCGCGTCGCTGCGCGCGGTGGTGTCGGCGGTGAACCGGGCGAACCGCTGA
- a CDS encoding hypothetical protein (product_source=Hypo-rule applied; transmembrane_helix_parts=Inside_1_11,TMhelix_12_34,Outside_35_71,TMhelix_72_94,Inside_95_95) has protein sequence MAAKKNSSGSALATLLQGVGFLLAVVLIAHTVFVLFDFQAEGQLTQSVARAAEPLALFFPGLIDAPSHVLQVLLDYGLAAMFWMLVGGLLGRIFG, from the coding sequence ATGGCTGCGAAGAAAAACAGTTCCGGGTCGGCCCTGGCGACCCTGCTGCAGGGGGTCGGTTTCCTGCTCGCCGTGGTGCTGATCGCCCACACCGTGTTCGTGTTGTTCGACTTCCAAGCGGAGGGGCAGCTCACGCAATCGGTCGCGCGCGCCGCCGAGCCGCTCGCGTTGTTCTTCCCGGGACTGATCGACGCGCCGAGTCACGTACTGCAGGTGTTACTGGACTACGGGCTGGCCGCGATGTTCTGGATGCTGGTGGGAGGTCTGCTGGGGCGGATCTTCGGGTGA
- a CDS encoding peptide/nickel transport system substrate-binding protein (product_source=KO:K02035; cath_funfam=3.10.105.10,3.40.190.10; cog=COG0747; ko=KO:K02035; pfam=PF00496; superfamily=53850), which produces MGRRLVTVGLTAVLATSLSACVQSQRGEDSGQTMVFGAPGAPALFDPFYASDGETFRVTRQMMEGLVGFESGGVEVEPELATDWTSSEDGTKWTFQLREGVKFHDGTDFNAEAVCANFERWYNQTGTGQSSALSYYWIETFGGFAGGDEPSLFSSCEASDPTTAVINLTRATSKFPAALGLDSFSMQSPTAMKEYEADKVVAKGSGFEYSEYARKHPTGTGPFQFDSYDQNNQSVVLHRNDDYWGDKANLDRLIFKVISDESVRKQELLSGGIDGYDFPNPADLDSLRQQDFNVQVREPFNVLYLGMSQKNNPALRKLKVRKALAYAINRENLVNANLPGGAEVANLFYPSSVDGYTEDVAKYSYDPEKAKRLLNEAGHSDLTIEFWWPTQVTRPYMPDPRGIFNSLAGDMRKAGINVEPVSKPWNGGYISDANKGDAEVFLLGWTGDYNSPDNFIGTFFGSTENQFYTKPAPWGEELANRLDAADKEPDPTKRERMYTEINRDLKSKYLPAVPLSHSPPAIVTAPHVKGLVTSPLTAEEFASVSIEK; this is translated from the coding sequence GTGGGGCGCAGGCTTGTGACGGTCGGGCTGACCGCCGTGCTTGCCACGTCCCTGTCCGCGTGCGTGCAGTCGCAGCGCGGTGAGGACAGCGGGCAGACCATGGTTTTCGGAGCGCCGGGAGCTCCGGCCCTGTTCGACCCGTTCTACGCCTCCGACGGCGAGACCTTCCGGGTCACCCGACAGATGATGGAGGGACTCGTCGGTTTCGAGTCGGGCGGAGTCGAGGTCGAGCCCGAACTCGCCACCGACTGGACTTCCTCGGAGGACGGTACGAAGTGGACCTTCCAGCTCCGCGAGGGCGTGAAGTTCCACGACGGCACCGACTTCAACGCCGAGGCCGTCTGCGCCAACTTCGAACGCTGGTACAACCAGACCGGCACCGGGCAGAGCTCCGCGCTGTCGTACTACTGGATCGAGACCTTCGGCGGATTCGCCGGTGGCGACGAACCCTCGCTGTTCTCCTCCTGCGAGGCATCGGACCCCACCACCGCGGTGATCAACCTGACTCGCGCGACCTCCAAGTTCCCCGCCGCGCTCGGGCTGGACTCGTTCAGCATGCAGTCGCCCACGGCGATGAAGGAGTACGAGGCCGACAAGGTCGTGGCCAAGGGATCCGGTTTCGAGTACTCCGAGTACGCCAGGAAACACCCCACCGGTACGGGCCCGTTCCAGTTCGACTCCTACGACCAGAACAACCAGTCCGTGGTGTTGCATCGCAACGACGACTACTGGGGTGACAAGGCCAACCTCGACCGGCTCATCTTCAAGGTGATCTCCGACGAGTCGGTTCGCAAGCAGGAACTGCTCTCCGGCGGGATCGACGGCTACGACTTCCCGAACCCGGCCGACCTGGACTCGCTGCGGCAGCAGGACTTCAACGTGCAGGTCCGCGAGCCGTTCAACGTGCTGTACCTGGGCATGTCGCAGAAGAACAACCCGGCGCTGCGCAAGCTGAAGGTCCGCAAGGCGCTGGCCTACGCGATCAACCGCGAGAACCTGGTCAACGCCAACCTACCGGGCGGCGCCGAGGTCGCCAACCTGTTCTATCCGTCCAGCGTGGATGGGTACACCGAGGACGTGGCGAAGTACTCCTACGACCCGGAGAAGGCCAAGCGACTCCTGAACGAGGCGGGACACTCCGACCTCACCATCGAATTCTGGTGGCCCACCCAGGTGACGCGGCCCTACATGCCCGACCCGCGCGGCATCTTCAACTCGCTTGCCGGGGACATGCGCAAGGCGGGCATCAACGTCGAACCGGTCAGCAAACCCTGGAACGGCGGTTACATCTCCGACGCGAACAAGGGCGACGCCGAGGTCTTCCTGCTCGGCTGGACCGGTGACTACAACTCCCCGGACAACTTCATCGGCACCTTCTTCGGCTCGACGGAGAACCAGTTCTACACCAAGCCCGCGCCCTGGGGCGAAGAGCTGGCCAACCGGTTGGACGCCGCGGACAAGGAACCGGATCCGACCAAGCGGGAGCGGATGTACACCGAGATCAACCGTGACCTGAAGTCGAAGTACCTGCCCGCCGTGCCGCTCTCGCACTCGCCGCCCGCGATCGTGACCGCCCCGCACGTCAAGGGACTGGTCACCTCGCCGCTGACCGCCGAGGAGTTCGCCTCGGTGAGCATCGAGAAGTAG
- a CDS encoding peptide/nickel transport system permease protein (product_source=KO:K02034; cath_funfam=1.10.3720.10; cog=COG1173; ko=KO:K02034; pfam=PF00528,PF12911; superfamily=161098; transmembrane_helix_parts=Inside_1_38,TMhelix_39_61,Outside_62_112,TMhelix_113_135,Inside_136_141,TMhelix_142_164,Outside_165_167,TMhelix_168_190,Inside_191_224,TMhelix_225_247,Outside_248_278,TMhelix_279_301,Inside_302_311) translates to MLGTQRKERIDGLAESGGDTTAGVSLAASAWRRLRRSPTFLVGAGIICAFVLLALVSPILAQHDPALRLLEEQVSRADNEIPAPQPGFPLGGDQYGRPLLSRVLLGSQQTLLVALLATVIGLGGGLTLGILAGAFGGWVDTLVMRVVDVMLSVPSLLLAVSIGALFQQQSQFTVIIAVATVQIPIFGRLLRGTMLAQRASDHVLAARALGVRQRSIVFRHMLPNALGPVIVQATLMLAVAIIDAAALSFLGLGAADTSTPEWGQMLGSAQNFFDTHPHLAFWPAGCIIVVALGFTLVGESMRDALDPKKRR, encoded by the coding sequence GTGCTGGGTACACAACGCAAGGAGCGCATCGACGGGCTGGCCGAGTCCGGTGGGGACACCACCGCGGGTGTCAGCCTGGCGGCCTCGGCATGGCGACGGTTGCGTCGCAGCCCGACGTTTCTCGTGGGTGCGGGGATCATCTGCGCCTTCGTGCTGCTCGCCCTGGTGTCGCCGATACTGGCGCAACACGATCCCGCCCTGCGGCTGCTGGAGGAGCAGGTCTCCCGCGCGGACAACGAGATCCCCGCCCCACAGCCCGGCTTCCCGCTGGGTGGTGACCAGTACGGACGGCCGTTGCTGTCCCGGGTGCTGCTCGGCTCACAGCAGACACTGCTGGTCGCGCTGCTGGCCACGGTGATCGGTCTGGGCGGCGGGCTGACCCTGGGCATCCTGGCTGGCGCCTTCGGCGGCTGGGTCGACACCCTGGTGATGCGCGTGGTCGACGTGATGCTCTCGGTGCCCTCGCTGCTGCTGGCCGTCTCCATCGGAGCGCTGTTCCAGCAGCAGTCCCAGTTCACCGTGATCATCGCGGTCGCGACGGTGCAGATACCGATATTCGGCAGGCTGCTGCGCGGCACCATGCTCGCCCAGCGGGCGAGCGATCACGTGCTGGCGGCCCGCGCGCTGGGGGTGCGCCAGCGCTCCATCGTCTTCCGACACATGCTTCCCAACGCGCTCGGCCCGGTGATCGTGCAGGCCACGCTGATGCTCGCGGTGGCCATCATCGACGCCGCGGCGCTCTCCTTCCTCGGCCTGGGAGCGGCCGACACCTCGACACCCGAATGGGGGCAGATGCTCGGCTCGGCGCAGAACTTCTTCGACACCCACCCGCACCTGGCCTTCTGGCCCGCCGGCTGCATCATCGTCGTCGCGCTCGGTTTCACGCTCGTCGGTGAGTCGATGCGGGACGCCCTCGACCCGAAGAAGCGGCGGTGA
- a CDS encoding hypothetical protein (product_source=Hypo-rule applied), translating into MSELSESDRLDPEQLSWSVPCLDSEDDDAAGEVKVLVLGDRVALVLPPGETLVFTPDEAGEFAKLLGTSTGQ; encoded by the coding sequence GTGTCCGAGCTCTCGGAAAGCGACCGGCTCGATCCGGAGCAGTTGAGTTGGAGCGTGCCGTGCCTGGACTCCGAAGATGACGACGCCGCCGGGGAGGTGAAGGTGCTGGTGCTCGGTGACCGGGTCGCCCTGGTGCTGCCGCCGGGCGAGACCCTGGTGTTCACACCGGACGAAGCCGGGGAGTTCGCCAAGCTGCTGGGCACCTCCACCGGGCAGTGA
- a CDS encoding peptide/nickel transport system ATP-binding protein (product_source=KO:K02031; cath_funfam=3.40.50.300; cog=COG0444; ko=KO:K02031; pfam=PF00005,PF08352; smart=SM00382; superfamily=52540; tigrfam=TIGR01727) — MALLEVRDLSVRFVRKSEPTVPAVDGVSFDVHPGSTVGLVGESGCGKSVTSLAIMGLLPQRGTEVSGSVNLEGSELLRLSQREFDRRRGKDLGMVFQDPLTSLNPVVPIGLQVSEVIERHRGLSRRDASREAAKLLERVGIPDPDRRLKEYSHQLSGGMRQRALIAMALACEPRLLIADEPTTALDVTIQAQILTLLKELVAETGTALIMITHDLGVVAGMCDEVNVLYAGRIVERAQRHELFSRPRHPYTAGLMASVPRLDSPRGQRLAPIEGSVADNIPWEGGCAFSPRCGNALAVCGERAPELETIEQGRLLRCHNPIGAAELERAHD, encoded by the coding sequence ATGGCATTGCTGGAAGTGCGCGACCTGTCCGTGCGGTTCGTCCGCAAGAGCGAACCGACGGTCCCGGCGGTGGACGGTGTCTCGTTCGACGTGCACCCCGGAAGCACGGTGGGTCTCGTCGGCGAGTCCGGATGCGGCAAGTCCGTCACCTCGCTCGCGATCATGGGGCTGCTCCCGCAGCGCGGGACCGAGGTGTCCGGCTCGGTGAACCTGGAAGGCAGCGAACTGCTGCGGCTCTCCCAGCGGGAGTTCGACCGGCGCAGGGGCAAGGACCTCGGCATGGTCTTCCAGGATCCGCTGACCTCCCTCAACCCCGTCGTGCCCATCGGGCTGCAGGTTTCCGAGGTCATCGAACGTCACCGCGGGCTCTCGCGCCGCGACGCGTCCCGCGAGGCCGCGAAGCTGCTGGAGCGGGTCGGCATTCCGGACCCGGACCGCAGGCTCAAGGAGTACTCGCACCAGCTCTCCGGCGGGATGCGGCAGCGCGCCCTGATAGCCATGGCGCTGGCCTGCGAACCTCGGCTGCTGATAGCCGACGAGCCCACCACCGCCCTCGACGTGACCATCCAGGCGCAGATCCTGACCCTGCTCAAGGAACTCGTCGCCGAGACCGGAACAGCGTTGATCATGATCACCCACGACCTGGGAGTGGTCGCGGGGATGTGCGACGAGGTCAACGTGCTCTACGCCGGACGAATCGTGGAACGCGCCCAGCGGCACGAGCTGTTCTCCCGGCCGCGGCATCCCTACACCGCCGGGCTGATGGCCTCGGTGCCGCGGCTGGACTCCCCGCGAGGACAGCGGCTGGCTCCGATCGAGGGGTCGGTGGCCGACAACATTCCCTGGGAGGGAGGATGCGCCTTCAGCCCGCGCTGCGGCAACGCCCTCGCGGTGTGCGGCGAACGCGCGCCCGAACTCGAAACCATCGAGCAGGGCAGGCTGCTGCGCTGCCACAACCCGATCGGTGCCGCGGAACTGGAGCGTGCCCATGACTGA
- a CDS encoding peptide/nickel transport system permease protein (product_source=KO:K02033; cath_funfam=1.10.3720.10; cog=COG0601; ko=KO:K02033; pfam=PF00528; superfamily=161098; transmembrane_helix_parts=Inside_1_11,TMhelix_12_30,Outside_31_99,TMhelix_100_122,Inside_123_134,TMhelix_135_157,Outside_158_196,TMhelix_197_219,Inside_220_255,TMhelix_256_278,Outside_279_305,TMhelix_306_328,Inside_329_336), which translates to MLRYTVRRLGQLLIVTVVLSVLLFGWLRALPGGPVSALLGERATEESRARLVQQLGLDQPLYVQYWKFMQRAITGDFGVSTGVQPGTPAMEVFLQRMPATLELSVLALLLAVAVGIPLGYFAARRQGGWLDNLSITWSLIGVAVPVFFLAFLLKYVFAIEFGVLPASGRQAAGIDATHATGFFVLDGLLTTEWDAAWNALIHLLLPAIALSTIPFAVIFRLTRASVLDVVEEDYVRTARSKGLGAMVVRGRHILRNAMLPVVTTIGLQTGALLSGAVLTEQVFNIPGIGQALSLGFQRQDYAVLQVVILATAMVYVLVNLLVDLAYAAIDPRLRTR; encoded by the coding sequence TTGCTTCGTTACACGGTCCGGCGACTCGGCCAGCTGTTGATCGTCACGGTCGTGCTGTCGGTCCTGCTGTTCGGATGGCTGCGGGCGCTGCCGGGTGGCCCGGTCTCCGCACTCCTCGGTGAGCGTGCCACCGAGGAGTCCCGAGCCCGACTGGTACAGCAGCTCGGGCTCGACCAACCGCTGTACGTGCAGTACTGGAAGTTCATGCAGCGGGCGATCACGGGTGATTTCGGCGTCTCCACCGGGGTGCAGCCGGGCACCCCGGCCATGGAGGTGTTCCTGCAGCGCATGCCGGCCACGCTCGAACTCTCGGTGCTGGCGCTGCTGCTCGCGGTCGCCGTGGGCATCCCCCTGGGCTACTTCGCGGCCCGCAGGCAGGGCGGCTGGCTGGACAACCTCAGCATCACCTGGTCGCTGATCGGCGTGGCGGTTCCGGTGTTCTTCCTCGCCTTCCTGCTCAAGTACGTCTTCGCCATCGAGTTCGGCGTACTGCCCGCCTCGGGAAGACAGGCGGCGGGGATCGACGCCACCCACGCCACCGGCTTCTTCGTCCTCGACGGGCTGCTCACCACGGAGTGGGACGCGGCGTGGAACGCCCTGATCCACCTGCTGCTGCCCGCGATCGCGCTGTCCACGATCCCGTTCGCGGTGATCTTCCGGCTCACCCGGGCATCGGTGCTCGACGTGGTCGAGGAGGACTACGTGCGCACCGCCCGCTCCAAGGGGCTCGGGGCGATGGTGGTGCGCGGCAGGCACATCCTGCGCAACGCGATGCTTCCCGTGGTCACCACCATCGGGTTGCAGACCGGCGCGCTGCTCTCCGGGGCGGTGCTGACCGAGCAGGTCTTCAACATCCCCGGGATCGGACAGGCACTCTCGCTGGGTTTCCAACGGCAGGACTACGCCGTGCTGCAAGTGGTGATCCTCGCCACCGCGATGGTCTACGTGCTGGTCAACCTGCTCGTCGACCTCGCCTACGCGGCGATCGACCCGAGACTCCGGACACGCTGA
- a CDS encoding oligopeptide/dipeptide ABC transporter ATP-binding protein (product_source=TIGR01727; cath_funfam=3.40.50.300; cog=COG4608; pfam=PF00005,PF08352; smart=SM00382; superfamily=52540; tigrfam=TIGR01727) has product MTDSSRTITGSETSPVGTDPSDPAADSLLEIDDLRVHFPIKRGIVLDRTVGHVYAVDGVSLRVGRGETYGLVGESGCGKSTLGKAVLRLERPTGGSIRFDGTDMARMSGEPLRRMRRRMQMVFQDTLSSLDPRQSVESLLVEGMRAHGLDKGGGNTERELRELLSSVGLPASALRKYPHEFSGGQRQRIGIARALAVRPDLVVADEPVSALDVSVQAQVLNLLEDLQEEFGLTYLVIAHDLAVVRHVARRIGVMYLGGLVEESDSDVLYEQPLHPYTRALLSAVPVPEPEVEDQRERILLSGDLPSPASPPTGCRFHTRCPWRQPTRCDSERPELRDVGGGHRVACHYAEEIRDGIITPNSVEGNSSAGVS; this is encoded by the coding sequence ATGACTGATTCGAGCCGCACCATCACGGGTTCCGAGACCTCGCCCGTCGGTACGGACCCTTCGGACCCGGCGGCGGACTCCCTGCTGGAGATCGACGACCTGCGGGTGCACTTCCCGATCAAGCGGGGAATCGTGCTGGACCGCACCGTGGGCCACGTATACGCGGTGGACGGGGTGTCGCTGCGCGTCGGTCGCGGCGAGACCTACGGACTGGTGGGGGAGTCCGGCTGTGGCAAGTCCACACTGGGCAAGGCGGTGCTCCGGCTGGAACGGCCCACCGGCGGTTCGATCCGCTTCGACGGTACGGACATGGCCCGGATGTCGGGTGAACCGCTGCGGCGGATGCGGCGGCGAATGCAGATGGTCTTCCAGGACACGTTGTCCTCGCTGGACCCGAGGCAGTCCGTCGAATCGCTGCTCGTGGAGGGGATGCGGGCGCACGGACTCGACAAGGGAGGGGGGAACACCGAGCGCGAACTGCGCGAGCTGCTCTCCTCCGTCGGGCTGCCCGCCTCGGCGCTGCGCAAGTACCCGCACGAGTTCTCGGGCGGTCAGCGGCAGCGCATCGGCATCGCCCGGGCGCTGGCCGTGCGCCCGGACCTCGTGGTCGCGGACGAGCCGGTCTCCGCGCTGGACGTCTCGGTGCAGGCCCAGGTGCTGAACCTGCTGGAGGACCTGCAGGAGGAGTTCGGCCTCACCTACCTGGTGATCGCGCACGATCTCGCCGTGGTGCGACACGTGGCGCGGCGTATCGGGGTGATGTATCTGGGCGGTCTGGTCGAGGAGTCCGATTCGGACGTGCTGTACGAACAACCGCTGCACCCCTACACCAGGGCGCTGCTCTCCGCGGTGCCCGTGCCGGAACCGGAGGTCGAGGACCAGCGGGAGCGGATACTGCTTTCCGGGGACCTGCCGTCACCCGCCTCGCCGCCCACCGGGTGCCGATTCCACACCAGGTGCCCGTGGCGGCAGCCCACGCGCTGCGACTCCGAACGTCCCGAGCTGCGCGACGTCGGAGGTGGGCACCGGGTGGCCTGTCACTACGCCGAGGAGATCCGCGACGGAATCATCACCCCGAACTCGGTCGAGGGAAACTCTTCCGCTGGGGTTTCGTAG
- a CDS encoding hypothetical protein (product_source=Hypo-rule applied; transmembrane_helix_parts=Inside_1_38,TMhelix_39_61,Outside_62_96,TMhelix_97_119,Inside_120_126): MSEDVADPTRTAGTSGHRRRKSFDLARLWSRTCGSLATVVRWGCSLAAALLAAHVVLAVGGANPENALTRFVAEWARVLAFGFRDLFLKPEQPKLEVLLNYGLAAICWLLVSVLVVRLLRTLGASR; this comes from the coding sequence ATGTCCGAAGACGTGGCGGATCCGACGCGCACCGCCGGGACCAGTGGGCACCGCCGCCGGAAGTCCTTCGATCTCGCACGGTTGTGGTCTCGCACGTGCGGTTCGCTCGCCACCGTGGTGCGCTGGGGCTGCTCGTTGGCGGCCGCACTGCTGGCCGCGCACGTGGTGCTGGCGGTCGGGGGCGCCAATCCGGAGAACGCGCTGACGCGTTTCGTGGCGGAATGGGCGCGGGTCCTGGCGTTCGGATTCCGCGACCTGTTCCTCAAACCCGAGCAGCCGAAGCTCGAAGTGCTGCTCAACTACGGCCTCGCGGCGATCTGCTGGTTGCTCGTCTCGGTACTGGTGGTGCGCCTGCTGCGCACGCTGGGCGCCTCCCGCTGA